The Notolabrus celidotus isolate fNotCel1 chromosome 19, fNotCel1.pri, whole genome shotgun sequence DNA window GTGTACACtgttaaaacacacatcatTGAATTAAAGGCAAACACCCAGGAGGGCTCAGTAGCTGTAGGTGGagacagactgtataaatagagATTGAGATTGGGCTGTcatgtgttttgtgtctcttattttgaaaagcggAAGTGTGTTTGTTGTAACTGCATGGCGGAACAGCTCTCATGTCCTCATTCAAGTCTGCATTGAATACTAACCATAGAAACTAACAGACTTATTGAACTAGAAACCTTCCTGAGTGGACAGAGACTGTGGAGAAAACACGGGCGTtgttgctgtctgtgtttgtgtgtgcgcttgtgtttgtgtggctgtTGAAAGGTGTAGACATGTGCACACAGACTCGAGCTGCAGCCCTGATGGCGAACATCCTGCAGGCTGACATAGACTCCTCCGGGGTGTTTAAATATGTCTTGATAAGAGTTCACAGCAAAGAGGAGGGAGACGACTCGGAGGTGGATCTGGTCCGAGGATACGGCTGGGCTGAGTACCATGGTAAGTACAGTGCTCTAAACCTGAGGGGGGTTTAGAGGGAGAGTCCACTATATGTCAGACCTGGAGCCTGTCTGTAATGTTGTGCAGATGAGAGAAGACCAATTAAGAGAGCTAAACATGTGAGTCTACTATTAGTTTATTAAgtttgaaacacaaacagaaagtcatGCACTTAATCGAATAAACCCTGAAatagtcaatcaatcaagctttatttatagagcacctttcatactaATCAAATGCAACCAAAAGAGAcccaagacattaaaaaacaaaaaaatattttaaaatagagactagaataaaatagagactaatgtaCACCGAcagcaataaaatatataaaatagttTGTGTAATGAAAAGTTAAAGCgccaaattaatattaagaatataaatagtttaaataaataatttgaaagggtaaggataagggtTGAAAATAAGattaaggctaaaaaaaaatcaataaaattgagTAGGTAAGATAGATAATTGAATGaataagtaaagaaaaagaaaataagataaaagataaaataaaataatataaaaaagttcaaatcaatattataagtaaaagtaattaataagaaaTGTTAAACCCTTCATAAAAGACAGATTTCATAAATACGTTATGAAATAAAGACTTATAATGTCCAGCTAATGTGTGAACCTTCATGTCAAACTATAGAGATGTTAAATAATGTGTCAtacttccttcaaaacaaccaTACAGTGAGATTCAAACCTCTCAAACAGCTTCAGAAGGCCTCTGAGTCTTGGAGTTTaatattaaacaaacaaaacatggcaGAAAGGATCAGACCTTCAAACACATGGGATGTGGACATTTTTTGTGCATCTGTTGGATGACTGGATTTGATATTTGTGAGAtataattttgaaaaagttgcaTTATTTCACAAGATACCCAACTTTATGAGAATAttggagttgttgtttttttatttcttttcatttcgGCCCAAATTTGCAGCTTACAGATGGAAGATTGTACTGAGcattatgtgttttattactaatcagcctttttaaacacaacaGATGGAGGCAGCTCATTTGGACCTCCAGCAGATACTACAGTGATGATGcataaacatatttaaaggACAGCTGGGCGCTCAAACACTGGTGGCCTTGTTGACAAGAAAGACCGCAAACAAATGTGTTGAAACAAATCAAAGATGATCAAAgtgatttcatatttattggAAAGGAATCTGCTTAACTTATATGATAACTGATTACTTCATATCATTCTATTATTGCTTAATATCATATTCAGAGACATGAGAAGTGTTTTTGTAAATGCTTGCTTCACTTGTAACACTCAGTATGTTTACTCACAGCTGATATCTACGAGAAGGTTGCTGAGGAACTGGAAAAGGATGGATACCTGGACTGTGAGTGTGTCGGAGGAGGGAGGATCAAACATGATGCCCAGGCAAAGAAGATCCACGTCTATGGATACTCCATGGTAAAAGCACACTGCTGAATGAAGACTACAGACATTGATGCTATAAgagtctttaaaaacaaacgttTAAAGAGGTTAAAGAAGCTCCATGCTGCAGAGTTCACTGATGATTGAagatctgtttgtttctgcaaaTTATATATTCACATCATCATCAAATTCCGTGTTGAATATTTATCATTACAGCTTAAATAGAGTGATTTATCCAGATCTAATGGAGCACCGATGTGGTATATTTCATTTCAGGGATTTGGACGAGCAAATCACGCGattacaacagagaagctgAAGACTCGGTATCCGGACTATGAGGTGACCTGGGACAATGAAGGATACTGAACTGACTTTGTTGGACACTCTTTCTCCTGGACTGACGTGGCACTTATCTCTAACAACTCATGATAACATGGATCATTAAATCCACATGATAACATGGATCATTAAATCCACATGATAACATGGATCATTAAATCAACAGACAGTTTGAGAAGAAACTTcttcaaacttttattttgccTCATTATGAAAGGAAGACTCTGACTGACACACGTCCACGACAGGTTGGAAATCCAGCCTtctctgtggatgtgttgatgAAACCGTTTGAGAATatacagtttgaaatgttactAACATCATTAACACATACATACCTGTCTCTGTTAGATTTGGAGCTTTAGTATCATATTTCATTCAGGATTATAAAATAAACTGGTTTTGTAGTCACTTACAGTCGGTCCTTGACTTTTTTTAGAGACACATAAAATCCCAAATTTTACCTGATCACAAAACGATATTTAAAAGTGTACGTTTAATTTTTTCTCCTGAgctttgtttcattgtttttattaaatctgATTTGTAAATGTTTGCGTTTTGTGTTCGTTGCAGAATAATGAAAGAGccctctttgctgatcttacTTTAAGCTTACAGCCGCCTCATCCTGTCACCCAGCTGCCTGTCTGTTGAAAGATGAGGATCGTGcgacacattttaaaatcctagTGATATTGCAGAGAGTGCTTTTGTCAACCCAGAATATCTAGATATTTAACCGGCATCCTTTGTTGTCATGTTTCAGAGTAGGGCAGCAAACTGTAAACATACATCCACATTTGATCCCCTCGTTAAGTTAAAGTGATTTGCCATTTCCAGCAAAAGagttaacattaatttaaacatgagTTCAGACCCACAAATTTATCCCTCAGGGAAATATCAGCCTCTCTACCTGCTAGTCTCAAACTCTTGAGTCGGTCAGTTTGTGCAGGACAGGAAGCCTGAGATTTGTTCTTAAATAAGCTGCAAACAGAGACGCATGAAACTGAATGAAACATTCAAGTTaaggaacaaaacaaaatacttcTGTCCAAACAAGCAAAGCAAAAAGACCTGAACATGAGAAACTGTCAATGGTTACATTGCAGCGCTCAAATACTCAAATTCTCCAAACAAGACTTCTTCCCCTTCAAAATTACATTCAGGCTAAACGTAGACtgaattttttgaaaatttcctttttttactcATAAGTTTACtcatttattgtcttttatttacgACTTTAATCTCGAAATATTTGTTTTCCTATTAGGTGGCTCTCATACTTCATACTCCGTCAAACATAGAATAGCGGGTAGCACTTATTGACAATGGTACCCAGGTTGGTCCTAAAGATGGCGCTGTGAATGCTGTGTGACGTCATCTGAAACCCATGAATGTTAGTAGTAAGCAgagttgtttgttttcaaaagaCAAGCACCTGTCATTTTTACGTTCAGCTCTCTGTATGTGTTGCACACATTGGatgcaatttttaaaaatgtaaaattttgtCAATACTGGGGCTTCTTCAATTAGCAACATTGTGAATTTTCTCCTCTTAACTCATCGCAAGAGATGTCATTGGTTTTACTGATCTTGTTATCCAGATGGCACTGATAGAAATCATTGATGATCTGTCACTTTCATTTGGCTTTCATCAGTGGGAGCAACAGAAGCTAGAATTGAAGAAGTGGTAGACAGTGACTAATTGGAGAAGAGAAGACAGCGGTGTCATTATTGTTTCAATAACATCCTTGCTGACATAAGCTAACCTTATAACGATCCACTGAGGACGTGACAGGAGATGTGAGAGGAGTGCTAAATTTGTTTATGAGCAAAGTATGTTGGCTGGTTGATTGTAGATCAAGTTGTGTGTCTGGTGACTGGACTTATACTTATGAGAAGTGTTGGTGCATCATGAGTTATTTGGAATAACTTCAACATCTTTTGTCATCATTGATTCAAAACAATCTGAGCTTGACTTTGACTATGACCCCTCTGATAAACCAGACTCCCTCCTCTCTAATACTTCTATGAATTACAGTCATTACACTGGAGTAACTCCACGTGTCTGTAGTCATCATCAGCTGTTGAGTAATGGAACGGATGTATATATCTCAGGAAGTGTTCGTCCAGAGGACATTGTTTTATGATGCTGTGCCGGAGGTGCACACAGGGAGAACTTAAAGTCCATGTTTTATCTCTTAGAAATAACCAACAGGTCAGAGTCGACCAGCGAAGACTCTGCAGGTTGTGTTCAAACTCTCAGACTGATCCGGAGGAAGAGGACAGACCGAGATGGTTCACATGTGGAGTTCAGGCCTCAttctgctgctgtctctgcagTTTGGTAAGAACGCATTAAGCCTGACTTTATTCAGTAAAtatccttttaaaaatatatttttacatgGACATAATGCTGCTGGTGGTGAAGGTGGATAAACTTACTGTGTGAAGTGTGACAGGAGGAAGAAAGTCTCGAAAAGCTACAAAAAGTTGATCACAAAAGCTGAATTTTGTGGCTTTTACCGTGACTCAGCAAAAAGACTGAATAGTTAATAAGAATCAAAGGTCTAGATTGGACTTTAAACAGTCAAATGTTTATGTATTATCACTTTGGGTGCTGATAACTCTCCTGTAGGTTTAGTCTTTTGAGGACATGACTGTAGCtaccatttatatttttatttttcaatgttgAATAATTTACACTCAAAAAACTtctgtgtgggtttttttaaagatgatatGTGGTGTCAATATAAACTTGACTATAGAGTATGCAGGTCAGCTTAAAATAattctataaatatataaatgcacatttttttcagtattaaatatttgatcaatatttctaaaaatgaaatgttaataacTGTTATAAGGCCGTTTCAGGTACGTCGTCACACTTCTTAGTTCTCTGTGtgacataatgtgttcttgCAACATACATGAACATTGTTATGAGATAAcagataaatatattttactaATGTTCCCGTTTATATGACAGAATGACCCGTCCTGTGTTCACAACAAATCTTTGTTTCTAAATATATACTGG harbors:
- the phpt1 gene encoding 14 kDa phosphohistidine phosphatase produces the protein MCTQTRAAALMANILQADIDSSGVFKYVLIRVHSKEEGDDSEVDLVRGYGWAEYHADIYEKVAEELEKDGYLDCECVGGGRIKHDAQAKKIHVYGYSMGFGRANHAITTEKLKTRYPDYEVTWDNEGY